The genome window AACTCGCCTCTCTTCATCCATCATTTATTACATGGCTTGCATCCTACCTCTCCCTCCAATCCTGTAGCGTTTCCGTTGATAaggataaggaagtaatcaatctcaccgtgcgttcggttcagccacggatctaaattgtcgatgagccgcacagtccatgTGCCCTTTGCCAAGAGgcttgccactcggtaagggtgcgttgacgttcttcacgggcaaccacctctcttaatttCTTTTTAGGGGTTGAGGAGTCCTTAGTCCGCATCAatttgctcccagggcagaggtgaggcagcgtctgaagagttgcctctgtcctggtacgaaaccatagCCGTCTTCGCCCCTCTTTTCAcccaacgtcgtctgcataaccgaccaggcgcgactcttcgggcatatcgagtctcagtagactatcgcaggaagcgttctagaggtccggcGACGGTTTCTGGTGAAAAGTACCTATTTAGCataaaaaatactgaaaaaagCTGACAGTTAATGCGCCGGAAGATGAATCTCCTGTGTGTAGACTTCTTCCGCCTCAGTTGTTTCTAAAATTATGACCCTTCTCTGTATCCTAGGATACCAACGAAGAATATTAGATAAATATCTCAACTTAAATGCTTATTTATCAATATTCCTCCAGATGACTGGCATCATTGGTTCGAAGACAGCAAGTCAAGAAGCAGACAACGAGCCTGTATCAAACCTACCGCGCCCCGACTTCTCACAAATGATTCCGTACAAACCTAAAGCAAATGCATATTCAGGCGAACATCCACTCGAAGGTGGAACATTCCCAAAACCACCAGCGCTGGCGTGTCTCTGCGCTCAACTACCGCCACCGAGCTGTTTCCGAGGACCATTTGTATCAATTGATGCATTGACCGATATATTCAATCGAATAAAACTTCCAGACGGTAAATATATAATCCATTCATAGAactgactttttaagaaatgtTTTTGTTTGCCTTACAGCCCCTGTGCCGACCGGTGATCATGGATGTGATACGAAACTATTCGATTTAGCTAAGTCAGTACATTGGATCGTAGACGATAGTACATTTTCCGGCGAAGGAGGACTTAAGCGACGGCGCATGCTTCCTGGTGGTGATGATAGTGACGATGAAACACCGGGAGTTGCACCACCAGCCAATGATATATATCGGCTGAGACAGCAGAAACGTTTTAATAAGTGAATTAGTAAAATTATATTAACCAATTTCTATTGTGAAATCAGCATATGATAAAATATAGTATTTTTAAGATACTTGGttagtttattttttaattgtgTCCGAAAAgcagagtggttagagcaccagACTATCGtccgaaaggtcgcggttcaaatcttactggtggcagtgggatttgacgtcggatgccagtcgaatcagctgtgaatgagtacctgagtcaaatcaggataataacttcgggcgagtgcaatgctggccactttgccttctatagggtactataatcctgcagtgtgccgttacggttgccacaacgattattattattttccgagttatcacaatctcggcagatcccggattttatctaatactagcactaagtgccagacatttaggctcggacgatcctacctacttaaaaactgaaGGAGCGCTGGCGGTGGTGGCCAGTGGTAGATCAGTGGGAGAGTCCGTCgtgaactccccgcaacatcgggcatgtatgcagaatagtgtacttgtacatggtttgaaccagactgtgtaagagtcccaggacatcaagggaagccatgagggatttaggtacaatacttgtagctgaccatattatgggaactacaaccacctgctCGAGACGCCGCCATAGTCACCTTCTTTTCTACGTAGTTTcgacatcattcagtagccatgaaagggggttcagtgtcatacaaaaccaaagaggactcaaagaatccccctggaaTCTGCCTCTCCgaatatggatgggctctgagacattggcaccctcagatggtgtgccaccctttcatgactgtcgccaaaaactttattagtttcggatcaatgcggtatgatatgtaggacatcgattagccaggtatacaggacgctatcgaaaagcttggcataatcgatatagcaactaaagagggttctttggcctctagttgcttgtcctacaactaccgagtcttGTTCTTTGCAACCCATTCTACTCCTCAGACAGAATGCTGTTGGCCTCAAGGTGCgctttgacccttccactaataatggccgttatgaatttgcagagagttagtaagcaagtaatcggtcttgagTCTGCGGAGtcttgcaccgtgtccttcttaggaataaggtaggtaatccccacaatgaggaaggatggaaattcctccgatcGACTCAtgtctgatttatgctgtgtgccgtCCATGGTGAACTtattgtaccagaagttctgcacccgatctaaATCTgcacccctccagttcttcgagctgtatatggcttgtcgaacttcctcttcggtaacatcaacaaaattcatgccaggcgtattggcatcgtgggtgccttcggcggtgatccactcggcATGCTGGACAGGTAACCCCTAAAATCCACCCCAATACTTTTTCGCTCCGTTGCTGAAAAcggcactgtctggacgctctgttgggattcgttaagtgatctgaaaaaaactccaCTGGTTCCttgcgtacgttgcattctgggcacgtctggaatgatcttcgccatatcgtcgtaaccgactgcatacgacagaaagtttttgctttagtgtgtccagaatttcaattacacgtgtttcactggggatagcatagttcctgtaaaccctttgcaatttatttttcactcatctgctggcattgccagtactgatttgaatcagcctagcaaggTCTTGCCTTAGTGAATCCCGCCGACGTTCGAgccaaattttccatggtggatctctgtGGTCACTCAAacaaataacacgaaagcgaatcttctgaccgtgcactacaatacacaagtgattgtagttgaagcagcgacatatcagcacacagtcgagatacaatctcatcattgatttgagatagaattcccggagttgctggagatgtatagagcctgggaatacctggtctatgcaaaggatccatatccgagaattccatacacgctctttggaattcgttccgaacctcagctggacggtggaggagAGTGCTTCGGCGGAGTATGGCgtgttgttgttgatgccgtcgcctctgcccccatcgactctcggttaccagtttccgtgatgacctcaagtcgaacacgctccctgatgatggccgggattgtgtcgctgccagtaataaagcggtactggtctgcgactcgttgCACAGTCGCTgggcgaatctctggtgcaacatgGGGCGATAAGATGTTTCGTAGTACGAACGGATGACGAagcggttcatttcttcagtccatttcatccgctgtctacgcgaacctgctgaagtcatcatcattatcaacggcgcaacaaccggtatccggtctaggcctgccttaataaggaactccagacatcccggttttgcgccgaggtccaccaattcgatatccctaaaagcggtctggcgtcctgacccacgccatcgctccatcttaggcagggtctgcctcgtcttctttttctaccatagatattgcccttatagactctccggctgggatcatcctcatccataaggattgagtgacccgcccaccgtaacctattgagccggattttatccacaaccaaacggtcatggtatcgctcatagatttcgtcattgtgtaggctacggaatcgtccatcctcatgtagggggccaaaaattcttcggaggattcttctctcgaacgcggccaagagttcgcaatttttcttgctaagaacccaagtttccgaggaatacatgaggactggcaagatcatagtcttgtacagtaagggctttgaccctatggtgagacgtttcgagcggaacagtctttgtaagctgaaataggctctgttggctgacaacaaccgtgcgcggatttcatcatcgtagttgttatcggttgtttgtaacgacattctatgcattttcttggtcgacctgtcgcgatcgttatggggttgcaccgatcgtggaaaagttgcgagagaggcgtcttcgatggtatggtcacgcaattcgtgcaaacgagaattcacttgccaagattggtctgaacatcgaagtcgatggtaaacgaccaaaaggcagacctaagcaacggtggcttgatacgctggatggggatttgaaagcctcgagattgcacccagatcaggcatccgatagagccaaatggcgaagccgatcacgacgagccgaccccgcttgtgaatgggacaaaggctgaagaataagaagaagaagaagttgttatcggttgtgattttcgaccctagattcttcttcgtgtttgtgtttgaccagtgcagtttgatgttgttggttgattcatcttcggtgctgacgttgccaccatatattttgtcttgccttcattgatgtgcagcccaagatctcgcgccgcctgctcgatctggatgaaggcagtttgtacatctcgggtggttcttcccatgatactacttacttcttgcatttacctcggcctcacggatcactttctcgagggccaggttaaagaggacgcatgatagcgcatccccttgtcgtagaccgttgttgatgtcgaatggtcttgagagtgatcctgctgcttttatctggcctcgcacattggtcagggtcagcctagtcagtcttattaatttcgtcgggataccgaattctctcatggccgtgtacagttttaccctggctatgctatcataggcggctttaaagtcgatgaacagatggtgcaactgttgtccatattccaacagtttttccatcgcctgccgcacagagaaaatctgatctgtttctgatttgcctggagtgaagcctctttggtatgggccaatgatgttttgggcgtatggggctatccgacctagcaagatagtggagaatatcttatagatggtactctataattgctgcactgtgtgatctctccctttttatgtatgagacagataatgcctcgttgccaatcgtcaggcattgattcgctgtcccataccttgagcacaagttgatgaaccacttggtgtaactggtcgcctccatatttaaccaattcggctgtaattccatcggctcctggcgaattatgatgaacctgctgaagtggtcgccacaaattgtggcgaaacagctgcagcaggcggtgCTATGCCCCtgatcgtcgtggcgcctagacgtcgaatcaCCCCACGACTAtcagtttcgacgccgtgctgtccattacgggagcccgacccattcactaagtcagacgactcccgccggttatccgtaccggatctcaaatttccccttcttctcattagatggatttgcattttatacctaacttccaggtgtggggatagcttccttagtgagtaatctgcaggactgcaaagtttctgcactCTCCTCACCTACCCACTGAAACGCTACGGTGGCATAccgccattcagactgaagctatccatccctcctccttccacaaccgggcttgggatcgACTACGACGGAGttcacttattattattattttttaattaatatagAACATTCCCCGGATAAATTGTGCTCTTCAGAAATTCAAACTCCTATAAAGGCAACAATTCACAATGACCTATTACGGGACACGGTGTATAATGCCAACCACTGAAAAAGTAAAATCACGCCAAACTGACCTGTCAAGAGGGAAACTTCAACTCGGTAGAAAAATGGCAGACTTGGACAGGTGGGTCGAACTGGTGAAGGATTGTAAATATCTTCCTGAAAATGATTTGAAGCAACTCTGTGATATTGTTTGCGATATATTGTTAGAAGAGTCGAATATTCAACCAGTTAGTACACCGGTTACGGTATGCGGCGATATACATGGACAGGTAAGAGTCGATGGAGACTATCACTTTTGTGTACAGTTGAAAGTGGAGGTTTGGTAAGCGTAGTCAGTTACATACTTCAATTTATCACTGTCCATCATAAAAAGCTTCATACGAGGGTGATTGCAAAAGTTTCGACACAGAGTTCACCTAGTTTAATTACAGTTCTATGATTTGGAGGAGCTTTTCCGGTGCGGCGGGCAAGTACCTGAGACTAAATATGTTTTCATGGGAGATTTCGTGGATCGAGGCTACTACAGTTTGGAAACATTAACAAGGCTGTTGACACTTAAGGTGAGGTTCGAATTTTTACGGATGAGCTATACATTTAGCGCTCGGAATTAGTAATAATAACAAGAGAACTATTCCCCACAGGCTCGTTACCCCGATCGCATTACACTCCTTCGGGGCAATCATGAATCGAGGCAAATTACGAAAGTCTACGGTTTCTATGACGAGTGTTTCAGCAAATACGGAAATGCGAATGCTTGGAAGTACTGTTGCCGAGTTTTCGATCTCCTAACCATAGCAGCAGTAAGTCATGCATATTTCTCCTAATCAGACCGTTTATCTCTAACCAGCACCATCATCATGTTATTGTGACGCTTTTCCAGTTAATCGATGAAGATGTTCTTTGTGTTCACGGTGGACTTAGCCCTGAAATCAAAACACTCGACCAAATTCGGACAATAGACCGGAATGGCGAGATTCCGTACAAGGGGGCGTTTTGCGATCTAGTCTGGTCCGATCCGGAAGATATGGaatcttggtaagaacccactGAGGGTCTCgtttaaatatttgattttacAGTTTTTTTCATTGTCGCAGGGCTGAAAGTCCCCGAGGTGCTGGTTGGTTGTTCGGTTCGCTAGTCACTGCGGATTTCATGACAATTAACAATCTCAATTTGATATGTCGCGCTCACCAACTCGTTAATGAAGGCATCAAATATATGTTCAACGATAAACTAGTGACTGTGTGGTCAGCGCCGAACTACTGCTACCGGTGCGGCAATGTGGCTTCAATATTGAGCTTTGACTCAACATCGACTAAGGGAAACGTAAAAATATTCAATGCTGTGCCTGATTTCGAGAGAGTCATACCTGCGCAGAATACGACGCCGTACTTCTTATAATATCTCTACTTATTTTGTATTCGTGCCTCCTATTAAACGTGTTAACTTCAAAGCGAACACGGTACCACCCATCTACCTGCTTCACTACTTTATATACATGTAAACATACAAACCAATCTCCTCACTCTTGCAACACACTCCTTGGATATACGTTGGATAAGAGGCGACTGCCAAATTTTGCTGTGCTTTCGTAAAAAAACAAGATATTCATCGACAGTGTCCAATCAGTTCGCAACAAACGTGATCTAACTGCGAATCAATAGAACATAGATATAGACAGGGATAATGGCTacaataattttaattattagttgtcaatatttattttttttgtatcgTG of Hermetia illucens chromosome 4, iHerIll2.2.curated.20191125, whole genome shotgun sequence contains these proteins:
- the LOC119655583 gene encoding serine/threonine-protein phosphatase 6 catalytic subunit, which translates into the protein MADLDRWVELVKDCKYLPENDLKQLCDIVCDILLEESNIQPVSTPVTVCGDIHGQFYDLEELFRCGGQVPETKYVFMGDFVDRGYYSLETLTRLLTLKARYPDRITLLRGNHESRQITKVYGFYDECFSKYGNANAWKYCCRVFDLLTIAALIDEDVLCVHGGLSPEIKTLDQIRTIDRNGEIPYKGAFCDLVWSDPEDMESWAESPRGAGWLFGSLVTADFMTINNLNLICRAHQLVNEGIKYMFNDKLVTVWSAPNYCYRCGNVASILSFDSTSTKGNVKIFNAVPDFERVIPAQNTTPYFL